The Candidatus Eisenbacteria bacterium nucleotide sequence GGAAGCGGGCGCGATCCCGAGGCGTTCGGCGAGCGCTCCCGTCGCCACGAGCCCCTTCTCTCCGCCGATCATGTAGATCGCCTTCAGGTAATCCCCCACGGACCGGGATGCGTGGCGTCCGCTGTTCTTTTTAGCCATGGCTAAAAGATAGTCCGGGCGGCGCGGTTGTCAAGAGGCGAAGGGAAGATCGGGCGCGAGAGGCGAGGACCGGCCGGACGAGTCGAGTTTCGAAGAGACGGCGCGGAATCCAGTGCGGCGGGAAGGAAGCCGAGGGATTATGTTGTGGGCATCATGCGCGGCGACGCAGAACATCGAATCGACCGAGAGCGCGCGATCGGCGAGGCTCTCGATTACCACGAGCGAACGAAGCATCGGTTCGACCGGTTCGCGCGCTCGGCGGGCTATCTGGATTGGGCGAACGAGCCCGATCCGTTCCGGCGCTTCGAGGGAGCGCCCCTCCTTCCGCTCCCGGTCCCGGACGAGGATCGGACACCCGCGTACGACCGTCTCTTCGCCCCAGGCCCCGCCCCAGGCCCCGCCCCCGCCCTCGCTCTCGACAGGCGGTCCCTCTCGGAGTTCCTCTACTACTCGCTCGCGATCTCCGCGTGGAAATCGTTTCAAGGGGCCTCTTGGGCGCTCCGCGTGAACCCCTCGAGCGGCAACCTCCACCCGACCGAGGGGTATCTCCTTCTCCCGCCCATCCGCGGGATCGGCGAGCGGGCGGGCGTCTCTCACTACGCGCCGAGGGAACACGCGCTCGAACGGAGAGCGGAGATCAATTCCGAGGCGTGGAAGATGCTGACCGGGGAGCTTCCTTCGGGCTCCTTCCTCGTCGGGCTGACCTCGATCCGGTGGCGCGAGGCGTGGAAGTACGGAGAGCGGGCGTACCGCTACTGCGCGATCGACGCGGGGCACGCGCTCGCCGGACTCCGCATCGCGGCCGCCGCGCTCGGTTGGACGCTCCGCGCGGTCTTCTCGCCTTCCTCCTCCACGCTTGCTTCTCTCTTCGGCGTCGATCGGGCGGCGGATTTCGACGAGGCGGAGAGGGAGGATCCGGAAATGCTCGCGGTCGTTCGGCCGGGCCCGGCCGATCCTGCGCGCGGCGATCCCGCCTTCTGGAATCCGCCGCCGGAGACGGTCCGCGGGGTGTTCGCATCGGGCGGGGCGGGGATAGCGAACCGATTGAGCCGTGAACCCATCGTGTGGGAAGCGATCGACCGAGTCGCCGCGGCGTGCCGAAGGCGAACGGACGATCCGCCTCTCCCGGCCGGGAACGCCGGCGGGCTCTCGGCGCCCTCTCCTCTTCGGTCTCCCGAGCGCGCAACGAGAGCGGGTGCGCTGATCCGAGGACGCCGGAGCGCGGTCGCGATGGACGGGCGCACCGCGATGACGCGAGAGGCATTTCATTGCACGCTCGACCGCCTCCTCCCCCGCCGCGCGACGCCTTGGGACGCGCTTTGCTGGCCGCCGCAGGCGCACCTCCTTCTCTTCGTCCACAGGGTGGAGGGGATCGAGCCGGGCCTC carries:
- a CDS encoding SagB/ThcOx family dehydrogenase, giving the protein MRGDAEHRIDRERAIGEALDYHERTKHRFDRFARSAGYLDWANEPDPFRRFEGAPLLPLPVPDEDRTPAYDRLFAPGPAPGPAPALALDRRSLSEFLYYSLAISAWKSFQGASWALRVNPSSGNLHPTEGYLLLPPIRGIGERAGVSHYAPREHALERRAEINSEAWKMLTGELPSGSFLVGLTSIRWREAWKYGERAYRYCAIDAGHALAGLRIAAAALGWTLRAVFSPSSSTLASLFGVDRAADFDEAEREDPEMLAVVRPGPADPARGDPAFWNPPPETVRGVFASGGAGIANRLSREPIVWEAIDRVAAACRRRTDDPPLPAGNAGGLSAPSPLRSPERATRAGALIRGRRSAVAMDGRTAMTREAFHCTLDRLLPRRATPWDALCWPPQAHLLLFVHRVEGIEPGLYALPRDPQEVGSLRAALRSEFLWTAPAGTPDGLPLFLLAPGDFREVAGALSCGQAIAADGAFSAAIVARFEPALRAFGASFYPRLFQEAGAIGQMLYLEAEAAGLRGTGIGCFFDDPVHEVFGIRNRYYQSLYHFTVGAPVHDPRLTTLPAYPQHADPSSAPGDG